One Pyxicephalus adspersus chromosome 3, UCB_Pads_2.0, whole genome shotgun sequence genomic window carries:
- the LOC140326529 gene encoding neurturin-like gives MKVWKRTAPALMLLCAVLSLLICTEVFFRSWKFSSASSRSVTSLSPKRQRRFPRATERKPPMITQYTALFESYTQGEIRELVSTLVERYSQSLHSGDDPKNVPRMKRARVRKQPCTIKELEVRVSELGLGYVSDETVLFRYCSGTCDAAVRNYDLSLQSIRGKKKIKKEKVRAKPCCRPLAYDDDISFLDAKNHYHTIKEVSAKDCGCV, from the exons ATGAAGGTATGGAAGAGGACAGCTCCTGCTTTGATGCTCCTCTGTGCTGTGTTGTCTTTACTGATCTGCACCGAAGTCTTCTTTCGGAGCTGGAAATTCAGTTCAGCCTCATCTCGGTCTGTAACAAGTTTGTCACCAAAAAGACAGCGGAGATTCCCAAGAGCCACAGAACGCAAGCCACCCATGATCACTCAAT ACACCGCCCTTTTCGAAAGCTACACACAAGGGGAGATACGAGAGTTAGTATCTACTCTGGTAGAAAGGTACAGTCAGTCCTTGCATTCTGGAGACGACCCAAAAAATGTACCCAGGATGAAGAGAGCACGTGTGCGAAAACAGCCTTGCACCATAAAGGAGCTGGAAGTGAGAGTCAGCGAGTTGGGGCTGGGATATGTATCAGACGAGACAGTTCTGTTCCGCTATTGCAGTGGTACATGCGACGCTGCTGTGCGCAACTACGACCTCTCATTACAGAGCATTCgaggcaaaaagaaaataaaaaaagaaaaagtgagagCAAAACCTTGCTGCAGGCCTCTTGCGTACGATGACGATATTTCTTTTCTGGACGCCAAAAATCATTACCATACTATCAAAGAGGTCTCAGCTAAAGACTGCGGCTGTGTCTGA